From a region of the Notolabrus celidotus isolate fNotCel1 chromosome 14, fNotCel1.pri, whole genome shotgun sequence genome:
- the LOC117825299 gene encoding claudin-8-like gives MASYTAYSGYTKPPQSYVGTYYDEKQAQAYTDYQDSIYEEKKRIERKDRRDAICCEVVALIIGFIGLIGVAAVTGLPMWKVTAFIEENIIVMETRWEGLWMNCYRQANIRMQCKVYDSLLFLPPDLQAARGLMCASVALTTFALIVAAVGMKCTKVVDHRARTKHIVLVAGGCLFLMGCITCIIPVSWTGHVIIRDFYNPLLIDAQRRELGEALYIGWVTSALLFTAGVILLCRHAPRTQDPEEAIVYNPDANIYQPGYTYQPYSYQPAYTYQPAYSVPPPGSVAYTPSQF, from the coding sequence ATGGCCTCGTACACCGCTTACAGTGGCTACACCAAGCCACCTCAGTCGTACGTGGGAACTTACTACGATGAGAAACAGGCCCAGGCCTACACCGATTATCAAGACTCCATAtatgaagagaaaaagagaattgAGCGAAAGGATCGTCGTGACGCCATCTGCTGCGAGGTTGTGGCCCTCATCATCGGTTTCATTGGACTCATCGGGGTGGCAGCTGTGACAGGCCTGCCGATGTGGAAGGTAACAGCTTTCATCGAGGAAAATATCATTGTCATGGAGACTCGCTGGGAGGGTTTGTGGATGAACTGCTACAGACAAGCCAACATCAGAATGCAGTGCAAGGTGTAcgattctctgctgtttctgccCCCTGACCTTCAGGCTGCTAGGGGTCTGATGTGCGCCTCTGTGGCCTTGACAACCTTCGCTCTTATTGTTGCGGCAGTGGGGATGAAGTGTACAAAAGTGGTGGACCACAGGGCTCGCACGAAGCATATTGTTCTTGTTGCTGGAGGCTGTCTGTTCCTCATGGGCTGTATCACTTGCATTATCCCCGTGTCCTGGACTGGCCATGTCATTATCAGAGATTTCTACAACCCTCTGCTGATCGATGCCCAGCGCAGGGAGCTGGGGGAGGCTCTTTACATCGGCTGGGTGACTTCAGCTTTGCTTTTCACTGCCGGGGTGATTCTGCTGTGTCGTCACGCTCCACGTACCCAGGACCCAGAAGAGGCGATTGTGTACAACCCTGATGCAAATATCTACCAACCAGGATACACATACCAGCCGTACAGCTACCAGCCAGCTTACACCTACCAGCCAGCCTACTCTGTACCCCCACCAGGATCTGTGGCATACACACCAAGTCAGTTCTAG
- the cldn8 gene encoding claudin-8 translates to MANSALELVGLIVTLIGLIGTAASTGMPMWRVTAFIGENIIVFETRYEGLWMNCYRQADIRMQCKVYDSLLALPPDLQAARGLMCCALALGGLGLLISLVGLQCTSCIVNNDEAKRIVLLIAGVMIICACICVLIPVSWTGHVIIRDFYNPLLIDAQRRELGEALYIGWVAAFFLFVGGCMFLCFNLQSLKDTESQRYLYSRASDYTAYPTYPPQPPQPLQPQQLVFLPQPQPQPQPQFQPVLSRQPSNNYSYNSRYPSVRSAVAYL, encoded by the coding sequence ATGGCCAACTCAGCTCTGGAGTTAGTTGGTCTTATAGTGACCCTAATCGGGCTCATTGGGACGGCGGCAAGCACTGGGATGCCGATGTGGAGAGTCACAGCTTTCATAGGAGAGAACATCATTGTGTTTGAGACCCGATACGAGGGCTTGTGGATGAACTGCTACCGACAGGCCGACATCAGGATGCAGTGCAAGGTGTATGACTCTCTCCTGGCCCTGCCCCCTGACCTGCAAGCGGCACGAGGTCTCATGTGCTGTGCTCTGGCGCTGGGTGGCCTGGGTCTGCTGATCAGTCTAGTCGGGTTGCAGTGTACGTCATGCATTGTGAACAACGATGAAGCAAAGCGGATTGTTCTCCTCATTGCAGGAGTAATGATCATATGTGCGTGCATCTGCGTCCTTATCCCCGTTTCCTGGACAGGTCACGTCATCATCAGGGACTTCTACAACCCTCTCCTCATCGACGCACAGCGCAGGGAGCTCGGGGAGGCTCTGTACATCGGCTGGGTGGCTGCATTTTTCTTGTTCGTAGGAGGAtgcatgtttctttgtttcaatCTGCAGTCGCTCAAGGATACAGAATCGCAGAGGTATTTGTACTCAAGGGCCTCGGACTACACGGCCTACCCGACCTACCCTCCACAGCCTCCGCAGCCTCTGCAGCCTCAACAGCTGGTGTTCCTTccacagccacagccacagccacagccCCAGTTTCAGCCAGTGCTGTCAAGACAAccctccaacaactacagctacaaCTCCAGATACCCCTCTGTTCGCAGCGCGGTGGCTTATCTCTGA
- the LOC117825298 gene encoding claudin-8-like encodes MVQGFSDIAAMCVGLIGLIGAAATTGMPMWKVTAFIGENIIVMETRWEGLWMNCYRQANIRMQCKVYDSLLFLPPELQAARGLMCCSVALSGLGLLVGLVGMRCMSCFQGNDWAKTIFLFVAGGMQFAACISVFIPVSWTGHVIIRDFYNPLLIDAQRRELGEALYIGWVTGAFLFASALLFLCRRMPSDKGSFDVYHPHLLSYKTTPNQPTLMRYHPISNVSSLQSTAYQPSPPNNGSVGQQFAMPLQNFPQVMTNDGALINHPVMYNPGLPESASLLYQASMAQRSSLRSSDHVGSLYTPGNSLYISQNTTPYSLNPSASYQSSFYPVPHTPVFIGYKSSRAHPDPHSGSRPGVYI; translated from the coding sequence ATGGTTCAAGGTTTCTCAGATATAGCTGCAATGTGCGTCGGCCTGATTGGGCTAATCGGAGCAGCAGCCACTACGGGAATGCCGATGTGGAAGGTGACAGCTTTCATCGGAGAGAACATAATTGTGATGGAAACCCGCTGGGAGGGCTTGTGGATGAACTGCTACCGACAGGCTAATATCAGGATGCAGTGTAAGGTGTACGACTCCCTGCTGTTCCTGCCACCTGAGTTACAGGCAGCCAGGGGTCTGATGTGTTGTTCTGTGGCCCTATCAGGACTGGGGCTTCTCGTTGGACTGGTAGGAATGCGGTGCATGTCCTGTTTTCAGGGGAATGACTGGGCAAAGACCATATTCCTGTTTGTTGCAGGTGGTATGCAGTTCGCAGCCTGCATCAGTGTTTTCATCCCTGTGTCGTGGACAGGCCATGTCATCATCAGAGATTTTTATAACCCTTTGCTCATCGACGCCCAGAGGAGAGAGCTCGGGGAGGCTCTCTACATCGGCTGGGTGACCGGCGCCTTCCTTTTTGCCTCAGCCCTGTTGTTCCTCTGCCGCCGCATGCCTTCAGACAAAGGCTCATTTGATGTGTATCACCCTCACCTGCTCAGTTACAAGACAACACCCAACCAACCAACTCTAATGAGATATCATCCCATCTCCAATGTTTCCAGCCTCCAATCCACTGCATACCAGCCTTCTCCACCAAACAACGGCTCTGTCGGGCAACAATTTGCGATGCCACTGCAAAACTTCCCTCAAGTTATGACCAATGATGGAGCACTAATCAACCATCCTGTTATGTACAATCCAGGTCTGCCTGAAAGTGCATCATTGTTATATCAAGCTAGCATGGCTCAACGTTCCTCACTGCGGAGCTCTGACCATGTTGGGAGTTTGTATACTCCAGGAAACTCCTTATACATCAGCCAAAACACGACTCCTTATTCACTCAATCCCTCAGCGTCCTACCAGTCCAGTTTTTACCCGGTGCCACACACTCCTGTTTTCATAGGATACAAATCATCAAGAGCTCATCCAGACCCTCACAGTGGGAGCCGTCCTGgtgtgtacatttaa
- the LOC117825301 gene encoding claudin-17-like, with translation MTAKLEVFAMILGCFSLFGTVLATALPMWKVSAFIGSNLIVMEEYWEGLWMNCYNHEEFRMQCKEYDSVLILPTELQAARALMCISVALIVVALLITGCGTRRCNCCDDDIKSKNITLAIGGCLYLLARLTVLIPVSWVGHTVIQKFYNPTMMDSQKRELGKALFLGWGTSGVLLITGIIVLFCYNRRRSEEKEHDYIQPERHENEASVYLKRTPSSFYKQQVYV, from the coding sequence ATGACAGCAAAGCTTGAGGTCTTCGCCATGATCCTTGGCTGCTTCAGCCTGTTTGGGACTGTTCTGGCCACTGCCCTGCCCATGTGGAAGGTCTCTGCTTTCATTGGGTCCAATCTCATTGTTATGGAGGAATACTGGGAGGGTCTGTGGATGAACTGCTACAACCATGAAGAATTCAGGATGCAGTGCAAGGAGTACGACTCGGTGCTAATTCTCCCAACGGAGCTGCAGGCTGCCAGGGCGCTCATGTGCATCTCCGTAGCCCTGATAGTGGTGGCCCTGTTAATCACAGGTTGTGGGACTCGAAGGTGCAACTGTTGTGACGACGATATAAAAAGCAAGAACATCACCCTGGCCATAGGTGGTTGTCTGTACCTGCTTGCCCGTTTGACCGTGCTCATCCCTGTCAGCTGGGTGGGTCACACTGTCATCCAAAAATTCTACAACCCAACAATGATGGACTCTCAGAAACGGGAGCTTGGGAAAGCCCTCTTCCTTGGCTGGGGTACATCTGGTGTTCTGCTGATCACAGGGATCATTGTTCTGTTTTGCTACAACAGACGCAGATCAGAGGAAAAAGAACACGATTACATTCAGCCAGAGAGGCATGAAAATGAGGCGAGTGTGTATCTGAAGAGGACACCCTCCAGCTTTTACAAACAACAAGTGTATGTGTAA